The following are encoded in a window of Thermodesulfobacterium geofontis OPF15 genomic DNA:
- a CDS encoding YkgJ family cysteine cluster protein, giving the protein MEPYVFDPKEYSLEDEIKFHCYKGIVCFNKCCYDVKLVLSPYEFLRLRKALSLGVEEFIETYGEFYLGEVTQLPVISINMDPISFACPFLDEKEGCKIYKDRPASCRLYPLARYLVKNEKGEKEEVFKIIRETHCKGHYEDRPIKIKDYLKEQELEPYLYFNDLWGEIVIKRQKFADTPLTGDMLDMIFLIAYNLPEFRKSIKEEEIKGFPKEFADLPDEELLEKGLIFIRDKILTEENLNW; this is encoded by the coding sequence ATGGAACCCTATGTTTTTGATCCTAAGGAATACAGTTTAGAAGACGAAATTAAATTTCATTGTTATAAAGGAATTGTTTGTTTTAATAAATGTTGCTATGATGTTAAACTTGTTCTTTCTCCTTATGAATTTTTAAGATTAAGAAAAGCCCTTTCTCTTGGAGTAGAAGAATTTATTGAAACTTATGGAGAATTTTATCTTGGAGAAGTAACTCAACTTCCTGTTATTTCTATAAACATGGATCCAATTTCTTTCGCTTGCCCTTTTTTAGATGAAAAAGAGGGATGTAAAATTTATAAAGATAGACCAGCTTCTTGTCGGCTCTACCCACTTGCCAGATATTTAGTAAAAAATGAAAAGGGAGAAAAAGAAGAAGTATTTAAAATAATAAGAGAAACTCACTGTAAAGGGCACTATGAAGATCGACCTATTAAAATAAAAGATTATCTTAAGGAACAAGAATTAGAACCTTATTTATATTTTAACGATCTTTGGGGAGAAATAGTAATAAAAAGACAAAAATTTGCTGATACTCCTTTAACCGGAGATATGCTTGATATGATATTTTTGATAGCCTATAATCTTCCAGAATTTAGAAAAAGTATAAAAGAAGAGGAAATTAAAGGATTCCCAAAGGAGTTTGCAGACTTACCTGATGAAGAACTTTTGGAAAAGGGCTTAATTTTTATAAGAGACAAAATATTAACTGAAGAAAATCTTAATTGGTAA
- a CDS encoding ExbD/TolR family protein → MKIGKDLQGEINIIPLVDIVLVILIIFMITAPLLTSGIEVELPKTKDTPITQKEEQPLKITITKEGKIKLYGEEITLNSLVLWIAEAKRNNLIKEIQIEADKNCPYGIVAKVLSELKKAGIEELGLLTQPES, encoded by the coding sequence ATGAAAATAGGTAAAGATCTGCAAGGAGAAATTAATATTATTCCCCTTGTAGATATAGTTCTTGTTATTCTTATTATTTTTATGATTACTGCTCCTCTTTTAACTTCAGGTATTGAGGTGGAACTTCCCAAAACCAAAGATACACCAATTACTCAAAAAGAGGAACAGCCTTTAAAAATCACTATTACTAAGGAAGGGAAAATAAAACTCTACGGAGAAGAAATAACCTTAAATAGTTTAGTCCTTTGGATTGCTGAAGCAAAAAGGAATAACTTGATAAAAGAGATTCAAATTGAAGCAGATAAAAATTGTCCCTATGGAATTGTAGCTAAGGTTCTTTCTGAACTTAAAAAAGCTGGTATTGAAGAATTGGGGTTACTAACCCAACCTGAAAGTTAA
- a CDS encoding TonB C-terminal domain-containing protein — protein MFTKYDVFSYFLSILINIFFLLLFFSALNLKMSKEEKIKIKVFSSVESLGEFESFPKKEEMQKEKIATPIATPYKAIPHKEISKENKIFEEKILKERLASIKGRISKRNSESDYNLSEKEIKELEEKMIAFQKRGTFQNTPPGTSSVGTPSGSKTLGLEYLLLVKRKLQNNFEVPIYLRGQRDLSAIVEMEISSEGKILHYQFIKKSENPDFNKAIERCLKISSPLPVNENVKIIVEFKGEGIGKIKK, from the coding sequence ATGTTTACTAAATATGATGTCTTTTCTTACTTTTTATCCATTCTGATTAATATTTTCTTTTTGTTATTATTTTTTTCAGCTCTTAATCTTAAAATGTCTAAGGAAGAAAAAATAAAAATAAAAGTTTTCTCATCTGTGGAAAGTCTTGGAGAATTTGAAAGTTTTCCAAAAAAAGAGGAAATGCAAAAAGAAAAAATTGCAACTCCAATTGCAACTCCTTATAAAGCAATTCCTCATAAGGAAATCTCTAAGGAAAATAAAATTTTTGAAGAAAAGATTTTAAAGGAAAGATTAGCAAGTATTAAAGGTAGGATATCTAAGAGAAATTCTGAATCAGATTATAATCTTTCTGAAAAGGAAATTAAAGAACTTGAAGAAAAAATGATAGCCTTTCAAAAAAGGGGAACTTTTCAAAATACCCCTCCTGGTACTTCCTCGGTTGGCACTCCTTCTGGTAGCAAAACTTTAGGGCTTGAATATCTTCTTTTAGTAAAAAGGAAATTACAAAATAACTTTGAAGTGCCCATTTATTTAAGAGGTCAAAGGGATTTAAGTGCGATAGTAGAAATGGAAATATCTTCAGAAGGGAAAATACTGCATTACCAATTTATAAAAAAATCTGAAAATCCAGATTTTAATAAAGCAATAGAAAGGTGTTTAAAAATTTCATCTCCTTTACCTGTAAACGAAAATGTTAAAATAATAGTTGAATTTAAAGGAGAAGGTATAGGAAAAATAAAAAAATAG